A region of the Cyanobium usitatum str. Tous genome:
CGGGCGAGGCCGAGCGGGTAGCCGAGGCAGTTGCCGCGCTCCAGCTCTCCTATGTGGTGCTCACGGCCGTCGCCCGCGACGACTTAGCCGACCACGGCGCCCACCTATTCACCACCGCCATGGCCGCGATCCGCCAGCGCACACCAGGCGTCGGCATTGAAGTGCTAACCCCCGACTTCTGGGGCGGCCAGCGCGACGAAGAGGAGGGGTTGGCGGCCCAACGGCAACGGTTGGCCGCAGTGCTGGCGGCGCTGCCCGCCTGCTTCAACCACAACCTCGAAACCGTGGAGCGCCTTCAGGGGGAGGTGCGCCGGGGCGCCACCTACCGCCGCTCCCTGGCCCTGCTGGCCGCTGCCCGCGAACTGGCGCCCACCATCCCCACCAAGAGTGGGCTGATGCTTGGGCTGGGCGAAACCGAAGCCGAGGTGCTGCAGACGATGGGCGACCTGCGATCAGTCGATTGCCAGCGCCTGACCCTGGGCCAATACCTGCGCCCATCCCTCGCCCACATTCCGGTGGCTCGCTACTGGACTCCAGAAGAATTTGAGCAGCTGGGAGCCAAAGCCAGGGAGCTGGGATTCCAGCAGGTGCGCAGCGGTCCGCTGGTGCGCAGCAGCTATCACGCAGCCGGCAGCATGATGGCTGCCCCTGTGGCGACCCGACATGAGCCTTGAAGCCCACCTGATCGAGTCCATGACCGACATCGTGTTCGCCAAGGACCTCAACGGTCGCTACATCGCTGGCAACAGCGCTTGGGCCCATCTACTGGGGAAAACGGTCGACGAACTCACCGGGCTGACGGATCTGGATCTATTCCCCGCCGATCTGGCCGGCAGCTTTCGCGCCAATGATCAGGCCATGCTCGCCAGTGGCCAGGCCCAGAGCAATGAGGAGTGGGTGACCTACCCCGATGGCCGCAGCGCCCTGCTGGAAACGGTCAAGACACCCCTGCGGGACGCCAGTGGCACCGTGATTGGCCTGGTTGGGGTCTGCCGGGAGATCGCCTGTCCTCGCTGACCAGACCTGCTTGCCTGACCAGCCGTCCCTGCGATTGTCTTCGCCGCTGCAGCCAGCAATACTTGCCGCGAGTGCTGGCTCCCCACGCCAGGGATCCTGTTCTGCAAGGCTCAAACGGTTGCCGAATGTTCCTGGGTGGATCGACCTCGACCTCAACCTGCAGGCCCAGCCGCTGGGAAACCCGAGCGGCGATCCCCAGCTCAACGCCGCGATCGGAGCCGCTTACCCCCTGCAAAACGCGGCCCATCCCACTGGCCTATGGCTTACGGAGGCGACCATTGAGCGCCGGGCCGGCACGGGGGAACTGGCGCTGAAAGCTGGGGTGTTCTCCCTCAATCCAGGCTTCGTGTCGACGCCGGTGCTCGATCAATACGTGCACTCAGCCCTCAGGAACACGCTCAACTTCAACATCGACGGCCCGCCGATCAACCCCTACGTGGCACCAGGGCTCCTTCTGGCTCGATTCCCAAGTTGCCTTGGCAGGCCTGTTCGGGGTCAGCCCCGACCTGAGCACAAGCGAGGGCAGCCTGCACACCCTGCAGTGGACCTTCACCCAGCTGCCCGGAGCCAGCGCCCTGGTGGCACCGATCTGGCGCCAGGGTCAGACCATCTCCCGCAGGATTCCTCCCCCCAGGTTCAGCTGGGCGGGGGCTATCTGGCCAGCGGCAGCTCGGGCGAGTCCAATGGGTCCCACTACGGCACGGTCACCCTGGCGTGTCCCTGTTCCTGGCCGCCGACCTGCAACTGCAGCTGCAGTTTTGAATCATTCCATCAGCAACCGATAGGCCGCCTCCAGCCGGTGAAAGGCCTGGGGATCGCCACCCAGATCGGGGTGGTGGGCCTTGGCCAAGCGCCGATAGGCCCGCTTGACCATCTGCGGGCTCGCCCCGGCCTCTAGCCCCAGCTCCCGCAGGGCCTCGCCGCGGGGGTCTGGGGCCGAGTTCTGGGCCCAGCTCTGGGAGGAGTTCTGGGAGGTGGTCGGGCCCCGGGAGTGGTTTTCGGTGCGGGTGCCGCGGCGGCGCTGGCCCAGTTGGGCTTGGCGGCGCCCCAACTCCACCACCACCTGGAGCGGCGCTTCAGTGAGCCACTCCGGCGCCCGGGGGCCATAGAGGGCAAAGGCCGCCCGCACGGCCCAGCGGGCCCGACTGTGGGGGCCCCGGAGCGCTTCGGCCAGGGCGGTGCCCAGGCCAGGGGAGCGGCGGTCGAGCTCCTGCTCCAGGCTGAGCGCCGGATTCGTCCAGTGGCGACGCAGCTCCTCGATCACCCCCCGCAATCCGCCCGGTGGACCGATCCGCAGCGCCTGCCACTGGGGGTGGGCGGCCATCGCCTGACCCCAGCGCTGCAGCTGATCCGGGCTGAGGCCATGGCCATAGGTCGGGCCAGGCTGGGGGTCCTGCGCCGAAAGTTGCTCCAGCCGGCGGCGCAGGGCCTGCACTTCGCGGCGCAGGGCATCGTTTTCAGCCAGGAGGGCATCGACGTTGCTGGTGACTGGAGGGCTGCCGGGAGCTGGACGCCAGCGGCGGGGATCAAAGCCCATCCAGCCCACCCAGGCGGCGGACGCTGCGCCGCAGCACCTCGGCGCAGTCCGCCCGCATCAACAGGCCCGAGCCACCCCAGAGCAAGCGGGGAGCCAGATCGGCGGGGCCCGCAGCGAGCTCCCGCAGGGGCGCAAAGCCCAGGCCGCGGAAATAGCGCACTAGGCGGCGGTGCTGGGCGTCGCTGTCGCGGATCGCCAGGATCGTGGCCTGGAGGCAGGGGGTGGCTTCCAGGGCCCAGGCAAAGGTGGCCGCCCAGATCAGCGGACCCAAAGCTGCCGTGTCATCCCCAGCCTGCACCCGCATCGTGTCCAGCCGCAGGCCCCTGGCGCTCGGCAGGGCCCAGCCCTTGAGCTCGCCCAGCAGCAGCAGCCTCTCCCCATCCCGCCGCGCCACTCCCACCCGCAGCCCCCAGGCCAGCCCCGCCGGCCGGCTCACCTGCAGGCGCAGCAACAGGCCCCGCGTACGGGCCTCCTGCTCCAGCTGCTCCAAGCTGGGGTTGGGGCAAGTAGGTGCCTCGGGGGAAGAGCTGGACATCCACAACCGCCAGGGCCAGGGCCAGTCTCAGCCGTTGGCCAGAGTTCCATCATGGCGGGTAGCGACTAATATGGTCGCACATATGGTGCCAAGCGTGTCTGAAGTAGTCGCAAGCCAGGTTTCGGTTCGGGATCTCAAGACCCATCTCTCCGAATGGCTAGCCCGTGCTCAGTCTGGCGAGGTGGTGGAAGTCACCTCCCATCGCAAGCCCATCGCTCGCATCACGGCGCTGAAGCCAGCTGCTTCAGCCTCAACCAATCCGCTGCAGAAGGCGATTGATGCCGGCGTGATCAGCTGGAATGGCGAGAATCCTGTTATTTCACCACCCGTAAAGCTGAATGATGGTGGCCCACTGATGAGTGACATCGTGATCGAGGATCGTGGTTAGACACTGTGATCCTTTTTTGTGATACCTCTGCCATTCTCAAGCTCTTCATCGACGAGCAGGGCAGCGAGAGCATGATCAAGGCAAGCTCTTCATCGGAAGGAATCGCGGTCTGCAGGATCACCTGGGCTGAGTCGATGGCTGCCTTTGCCCAGCGCACTCGTTTCAAGGGTGCTAGTCAGTCTGGAATAGCCCAGGCTCGATCCATGTTTGAGCAGGCTTGGCCTGGCTTTGCGATCGCGGATATCACCCAGCCGCTGGTCGAAAAAGCTGGTGTATTTGCCGAGGCTTTTGGCCTGCGCGGCTACGACAGCGTTCAGCTGGCAGCTGCCCATCAGTTGCATGGGCATTTTGCCCTTCCGCTGACCTTTGCCTGTTTCGACCGACGCCTCAACCAGGCCGCCAAGGTGCTTCAGCTGGAGGTGCTTCCGTGAAACAAGCAGCCACGATCGCCAGTGAGATGGACCATCTCGACCAACTCGGGGCCAAGGCCTTCGATGGCTTCCTGGTCCACAAGTACCTGATGTCCACCTAGGTGGTGGGGTTCCCCTGATCAGTTAGGACGCGTCAGCCGCCTCTGGAAGCGGGCGATCTCCAGCTCCAGCACCCCCTCATTGATGGCCAGCGCATGGGCAATCGCCCGCAGTTGCAGGTCTTCCTCCGGCTCGATCTCGCCGTCGGCGCAGGCCACCCGGAAGGCGGATTCCAGGATCAGCTCGCGGCCGTTGTCATCGAGCAGGGGCAGCTCCTGGCGCAGCCGCTCCAGCAGGGCAGCGAAGGGGGCTTCGGCTCCCAGGGTCAGGGTCTGGGTGGCTGCGACCAGGGTCTGCAGGGATTGGGGATCTGGCTGCTCACCCATGATCTCGGCATAGGCCTCGGCAATGCTGGAGATTTCCGGCGCCTCGATTTCGCCGTCGGCCAGGGTTATGGACACCATGCAGTCGAGCATCAGATCGCGCACCTTGGTGGCGTAGCGGTCGCCATGGGATACGGCCCAGCGCAGATCGCTGAGATCCCGCTGCTTGCGGCTGTGCTGGGAGGCGCGGGGGTCACGCTTGCAGCCGCTGCGGCCTCCCGAGAGGCTGTCATAGATATGGAAGGTGAAGCGATCCACCAGCTGCTGGCAGAAGCTCACCCCGCGCACCGAGTTGCCGTAGGCATCGAGGCGCGGCGAGAAGGTGGCAAAACCCATCAGGTTGGGGATCACCACCATCACTGCACCTGCAACCCCCGATTTGGCCGGCAGGCCCACCTCCAGGGTGAAAGTGCCGGCGTTGTCGTAGAGCCCCGAGGCCTGCATCACCGAGAGGGTTTTCTTGACCACATCTGTGCTGAGCACCTGCTGGCCGGTGATCGGGCAGACGCCGCCATTGGCCAGGGTGGCCGCCGCTATCGAGAGCATCGTGGCGTTCATCTCGATGCTGCAGCACGAGAGGTAAACGTCCATCATCTTGTGGAGATCAACGCCGCGGGGTAGGCCCCGGCCGCCGCGCAGCAGGTAGGCAATCGCAAAATTGTTGTCTGCGGTTTCCCGCTCCGAGAGCATGGTCTCTTCGCTGAAGCGCACCGGGGCGATCCCGCCGCTGAGATTTGCCCACAGATCCATGATCGTCTGGGTGATCTGGCGGGCGTCCAGCTCGGGGGTTCCCGAGGCGACCAGGCCGGCCATCATGATCGCCCCAGCATTCACGCAGGGGTTGAAAGGCCGTTGGTCGGGTAGCAGCTCAAGGGAATTGAAGGGGCGGCCGGAGGGCTCCACCCCCACAAACTGGTTGATGAACTCCACGCCTTCCCTTGCGAGGCCAAAGGCATAGGTGAGCGGCTTGGAAACTGACTGA
Encoded here:
- the lipA gene encoding lipoyl synthase, encoding MTSKSRYSSIAPAERLPEWLRRPVGNASALENVQGLVKQQRLHTICEEGRCPNRAECYAAGTATFLLGGPICTRSCAFCQVEKGQAPQPLDAGEAERVAEAVAALQLSYVVLTAVARDDLADHGAHLFTTAMAAIRQRTPGVGIEVLTPDFWGGQRDEEEGLAAQRQRLAAVLAALPACFNHNLETVERLQGEVRRGATYRRSLALLAAARELAPTIPTKSGLMLGLGETEAEVLQTMGDLRSVDCQRLTLGQYLRPSLAHIPVARYWTPEEFEQLGAKARELGFQQVRSGPLVRSSYHAAGSMMAAPVATRHEP
- a CDS encoding PAS domain-containing protein, with protein sequence MSLEAHLIESMTDIVFAKDLNGRYIAGNSAWAHLLGKTVDELTGLTDLDLFPADLAGSFRANDQAMLASGQAQSNEEWVTYPDGRSALLETVKTPLRDASGTVIGLVGVCREIACPR
- a CDS encoding DnaJ domain-containing protein — encoded protein: MGFDPRRWRPAPGSPPVTSNVDALLAENDALRREVQALRRRLEQLSAQDPQPGPTYGHGLSPDQLQRWGQAMAAHPQWQALRIGPPGGLRGVIEELRRHWTNPALSLEQELDRRSPGLGTALAEALRGPHSRARWAVRAAFALYGPRAPEWLTEAPLQVVVELGRRQAQLGQRRRGTRTENHSRGPTTSQNSSQSWAQNSAPDPRGEALRELGLEAGASPQMVKRAYRRLAKAHHPDLGGDPQAFHRLEAAYRLLME
- a CDS encoding type II toxin-antitoxin system Phd/YefM family antitoxin, with protein sequence MSEVVASQVSVRDLKTHLSEWLARAQSGEVVEVTSHRKPIARITALKPAASASTNPLQKAIDAGVISWNGENPVISPPVKLNDGGPLMSDIVIEDRG
- a CDS encoding type II toxin-antitoxin system VapC family toxin encodes the protein MILFCDTSAILKLFIDEQGSESMIKASSSSEGIAVCRITWAESMAAFAQRTRFKGASQSGIAQARSMFEQAWPGFAIADITQPLVEKAGVFAEAFGLRGYDSVQLAAAHQLHGHFALPLTFACFDRRLNQAAKVLQLEVLP
- the glsA gene encoding glutaminase A, which gives rise to MDRLRELFALVEVNGTTTAKAIQARIASSGICLDDFRLASTMAKLKELDKQQIDFAGFSALVGEELLMLSRAFKRELIIPDWQEFCTDIGTVFKHVAPERSGSNADYIPILRDADPEKWGVAICSVDGQRMGFGDVDVYHSIQSVSKPLTYAFGLAREGVEFINQFVGVEPSGRPFNSLELLPDQRPFNPCVNAGAIMMAGLVASGTPELDARQITQTIMDLWANLSGGIAPVRFSEETMLSERETADNNFAIAYLLRGGRGLPRGVDLHKMMDVYLSCCSIEMNATMLSIAAATLANGGVCPITGQQVLSTDVVKKTLSVMQASGLYDNAGTFTLEVGLPAKSGVAGAVMVVIPNLMGFATFSPRLDAYGNSVRGVSFCQQLVDRFTFHIYDSLSGGRSGCKRDPRASQHSRKQRDLSDLRWAVSHGDRYATKVRDLMLDCMVSITLADGEIEAPEISSIAEAYAEIMGEQPDPQSLQTLVAATQTLTLGAEAPFAALLERLRQELPLLDDNGRELILESAFRVACADGEIEPEEDLQLRAIAHALAINEGVLELEIARFQRRLTRPN